From one Coffea eugenioides isolate CCC68of chromosome 11, Ceug_1.0, whole genome shotgun sequence genomic stretch:
- the LOC113753978 gene encoding GEM-like protein 4: MKNQVSSQVIQISRSSAAYLLGKSRKRILQNGHSDEYPKVEKGGVESLISRKYRFGIKMDNFAKGIREHVRLAPKLTETVKGKLSLGARILQVGGVEKVFKQLFSVTDSEKLLKASQCYLSTTSGPIAGLLFISTNKVAFCSERSIKIPSPTGKQLRIYYKVSIPLRKIKRASASQNFEKPSQKYMEVVTQDKFEFWFMGFLNLRKTLKSLQKMMASHAH; this comes from the exons ATGAAGAATCAAGTCTCTAGTCAAGTGATCCAAATTTCAAGAAGCTCAGCAGCATATTTACTTGGTAAATCAAGAAAAAGAATATTGCAGAATGGTCATTCAGATGAATATCCCAAAGTTGAAAAAG gtGGAGTGGAATCATTGATCAGTAGGAAATACAGATTCGGCATCAAAATGGACAATTTTGCAAAAGGCATCCGAGAGCATG TTAGATTGGCACCAAAGTTAACAGAAACAGTCAAGGGGAAGTTGAGCTTGGGGGCAAGAATTCTTCAAGTAGGTGGTGTGGAGAAGGTGTTCAAGCAGCTTTTCAGCGTCACGGATAGTGAAAAATTGTTGAAGGCCTCTCAATGCTATTTGTCAACAACATCAGGTCCAATTGCAGGTCTACTTTTCATTTCTACGAATAAAGTTGCCTTCTGCAGTGAAAGATCAATCAAAATTCCTTCTCCAACAGGAAAGCAACTCAGAATCTATTATAAG GTTTCAATCCCGTTGAGAAAGATAAAGAGAGCAAGTGCAAGTCAGAATTTTGAAAAACCATCACAGAAGTATATGGAAGTAGTTACACAGGACAAATTTGAGTTCTGGTTCATGGGATTCTTAAATCTCCGAAAGACCTTAAAGTCCCTTCAGAAGATGATGGCATCTCATGCTCACTGA